In Hydractinia symbiolongicarpus strain clone_291-10 chromosome 13, HSymV2.1, whole genome shotgun sequence, a single genomic region encodes these proteins:
- the LOC130623368 gene encoding ubiquitin carboxyl-terminal hydrolase 51-like: protein MKPLTMHLVISNSSVMAIVQMQGCSITRKVHFPTRCCASRAPETKKHLKVSFVKAGSYSSAKRSKPTGLFHHASDWVMLADLNEGFVFPGHIAITSLRPDIVIYSNCSKRIIIIELTCPCEENMGSWHSTKLSKYFPLVEVIRSNGWFLHLFAVEVGARGYSSRSLTCCLKSLGFASKSAFLTARKLGDISMKASFCIWIARDSPHWSQDLTHCSPPTLPRPKDSIPHEKSSSVTKSNKSPSSAISDMPKPTEHHNLSQELKQKVSIVHAGLINKGNTCYANSILQALTVLPRLWSQLPTESSLSSPLVKSIVLNMSLLNRSRSPIDPSNFLRALQNRMHALNNNAFYHNHQQDVPEILQVVFDEIIGSSPLVDNLLSVTVTTTTSCNSCCFSTSREQKDSILILPTCKSIADSFNKFLQPQELLGDNKWFCPQCSSHQEATIETQISNCGDFLVVQLLRYTSVNGSSFKDNKLVNCLPKKHHVLKVASHPTDDVSFNNKYNLVATINHSGTLKAGHYWAFIKDQQNTWFKCNDRCISQVDTFHLNNSSSYILFFSRS, encoded by the coding sequence ATGAAACCACTTACCatgcacttggttataagcaacagtaGTGTAATGGCCATTGTTCAAATGCAAGGTTGCTCTATCACAAGGAAGGTTCACTTTCCGACACGATGCTGTGCTTCGCGGGCTCCTGAAACGAAAAAGCACCTTAAAGTGTCATTTGTAAAAGCAGGTAGCTATTCCTCCGCTAAAAGATCAAAACCAACTGGTCTATTCCACCATGCTAGTGACTGGGTGATGTTAGCAGATCTGAATGAAGGATTTGTGTTTCCTGGCCATATTGCGATCACATCCCTCAGGCCAGACATTGTAATATACTCAAATTGTTCTAAGCGCATCATCATTATTGAACTTACTTGTCCTTGTGAGGAAAACATGGGATCCTGGCATTCCACCAAGCTTTCCAAATACTTCCCTTTGGTCGAGGTAATACGTAGCAACGGGTGGTTTCTGCATCTTTTTGCAGTAGAAGTGGGTGCTAGGGGCTACTCTTCAAGGTCTCTAACTTGCTGTCTAAAAAGCCTCGGTTTCGCTAGCAAATCTGCGTTTTTAACCGCCCGCAAGCTTGGCGATATAAGCATGAAAGCATCCTTTTGCATTTGGATTGCACGAGACTCACCACATTGGTCACAAGATCTTACGCACTGCAGTCCGCCAACATTGCCACGACCAAAGGATAGTATACCTCATGAAAAATCCTCGTCTGTTACCAAATCCAATAAAAGTCCATCTTCAGCCATCTCTGACATGCCAAAACCCACGGAACACCATAACCTTAGCCAGGAACTTAAACAAAAGGTGAGCATCGTTCACGCTGGTTTGATAAACAAGGGGAACACATGCTACGCAAACTCCATTTTGCAAGCATTAACGGTTCTTCCAAGACTTTGGTCTCAATTACCAACAGAGTCCTCTTTGTCATCTCCTCTAGTAAAGTCTATAGTCCTAAATATGTCACTACTGAATCGTTCTCGTTCACCAATTGATCCTTCCAATTTCTTACGAGCACTGCAAAACAGAATGCATGCTCTTAACAATAACGCGTTTTATCACAATCACCAACAAGATGTGCCCGAGATCCTTCAAGTTGTTTTTGACGAAATTATTGGATCTTCCCCTTTGGTTGACAATCTACTGTCTGTAACTGTGACCACAACAACGTCATGCAACTCCTGTTGTTTCTCCACTTCCAGGGAGCAAAAggattcaattttaattttaccaaCGTGTAAGTCAATAGCAGactcttttaacaaatttttacaacctCAAGAACTTCTAGGTGACAACAAGTGGTTCTGCCCCCAGTGTTCATCGCATCAAGAGGCCACAATTGAAACTCAGATTTCTAATTGCGGCGACTTCCTTGTTGTACAATTGTTAAGATACACATCAGTAAATGGGTCTTCTTTTAAAGACAACAAGTTAGTCAATTGCTTGCCTAAAAAACATCATGTCTTAAAGGTAGCATCTCACCCAACTGACGATGTGTCTTTCAACAACAAGTATAACTTGGTTGCTACCATTAACCACTCAGGTACATTAAAAGCAGGTCATTACTGGGCCTTCATTAAGGACCAACAAAACACCTGGTTCAAATGCAACGATCGCTGTATTTCTCAAGTAGACACATTCCACTTGAATAATTCTTCGTCATACATACTTTTCTTTTCCAGAAGTTAG